One window of the Rhodococcus sovatensis genome contains the following:
- a CDS encoding lipid-transfer protein, producing the protein MSGFSREAAIVGIGATDFSKDSGRSELRLAAEAVTAALDDAGLTPNDVDGLTSFTMDTNTETAVARAVGIPNLTFFSRIHYGGGAACATIQQAAMAVATGVADVVVAYRAFNERSGARFGQVASHLAAAPTSSGIDAGWSYPHGLGTPASFVAMVARRYMHVYGATSEDFGRVAVADRKHAANNPAAFFYGKPITLEDHQNSRWIAEPLHLLDCCQESDGGIALVVTSAERAKDLPNPAAVITAAAQGSGPDQYIMTSYYRDALTGLPEMGLVGDQLWAQSGLTPSDMQTAVLYDHFTPFVLMQLEELGFCGPGEAKDFVSDGAIELGGRLPLNTHGGQLGEAYIHGMNGIAEGVRQIRGTSVNQVPDVENVLVTAGTGVPTSGLILSK; encoded by the coding sequence ATGAGCGGATTTTCCAGAGAAGCGGCGATCGTCGGCATCGGGGCAACGGATTTCTCGAAAGACTCCGGGCGGAGCGAACTTCGGCTCGCAGCCGAGGCCGTGACCGCCGCTCTGGACGACGCGGGCCTCACGCCGAACGACGTCGACGGACTTACGTCGTTCACTATGGACACCAACACCGAAACAGCTGTTGCGCGAGCAGTCGGCATCCCCAATCTCACCTTTTTCAGCCGTATTCACTACGGCGGCGGTGCGGCGTGCGCGACGATCCAGCAGGCCGCGATGGCCGTCGCAACGGGCGTCGCCGATGTCGTAGTCGCGTATCGGGCGTTCAACGAGCGCTCAGGCGCGCGGTTCGGGCAGGTGGCGTCACATCTTGCAGCCGCACCGACGTCGTCCGGCATCGACGCCGGTTGGTCCTACCCGCACGGTCTCGGTACCCCGGCGTCCTTCGTCGCGATGGTCGCCCGACGATACATGCACGTCTACGGCGCTACGAGCGAGGATTTCGGCAGAGTTGCTGTCGCGGACCGCAAGCATGCCGCCAACAACCCGGCCGCGTTCTTCTACGGTAAGCCGATCACGTTGGAGGACCACCAGAATTCGCGGTGGATCGCCGAACCGCTGCACCTGCTGGACTGCTGCCAGGAATCCGACGGTGGCATCGCACTCGTCGTGACGAGTGCCGAGCGTGCAAAGGACCTTCCCAATCCGGCGGCCGTCATCACCGCGGCAGCGCAAGGAAGTGGGCCAGATCAGTACATCATGACCAGCTACTACCGCGACGCACTGACGGGTCTGCCGGAAATGGGACTCGTCGGAGATCAGCTGTGGGCGCAGTCCGGTCTGACTCCGTCGGACATGCAGACGGCGGTTCTGTACGACCACTTCACGCCATTCGTGCTGATGCAGTTGGAGGAATTAGGGTTCTGTGGCCCGGGAGAGGCCAAGGATTTCGTCTCCGACGGCGCCATCGAACTCGGCGGTAGATTGCCCCTCAACACCCACGGAGGACAGTTGGGGGAGGCGTACATCCACGGCATGAACGGAATCGCCGAGGGCGTCAGGCAGATTCGTGGAACCTCGGTGAACCAGGTACCCGACGTGGAGAACGTCCTCGTGACGGCAGGTACCGGCGTTCCTACGTCCGGTCTGATTCTGTCGAAGTAG
- a CDS encoding acyl-CoA dehydrogenase family protein has product MFVELTEDQLKLQAELRHYFADLVDEHDADIMMTERHGETYRKIIKTMGRDGWLGVGWPKEFGGHGFGDLEQSIFVNEAARADIPLPAVTLQTVGPTLQKYGTEAQKAKFLTAILAGDVHFAIGYTEPEAGTDLASLRTTAVRHGDEYVVNGQKIFTTGGHDADYVWLAVRTGAPDSRHRGISMLIVDTSDPGYSWTPIITCDGAHHVNATYYNDVRVPVDMVVGEENAGWRLITTQLNHERVMLGPAGRIAGLYVRLRSWAEHHSLLGESDVQRVLGEIQATFRINELLNWQVASSTADSVDIADASATKVFATERIQRVGRIAEGMVGRHGNPADPDTAKLMDWLDKQVKRNLVITFGGGVNEVMRELIATSGLGLPRVIR; this is encoded by the coding sequence GTGTTCGTCGAATTGACCGAAGACCAACTGAAACTTCAAGCGGAACTGCGTCACTACTTCGCCGACCTCGTCGACGAGCACGACGCCGACATCATGATGACCGAGCGGCACGGTGAGACTTACCGCAAGATCATCAAGACGATGGGCCGCGACGGGTGGCTCGGAGTCGGATGGCCGAAGGAATTCGGCGGCCATGGCTTCGGTGACCTCGAACAGTCGATCTTCGTGAACGAAGCTGCCAGAGCCGATATTCCGCTACCGGCCGTGACGCTCCAAACCGTCGGTCCGACGCTGCAGAAATACGGTACCGAGGCCCAGAAGGCCAAGTTCCTCACGGCAATTCTCGCGGGCGACGTCCATTTCGCCATCGGTTACACCGAGCCCGAGGCGGGTACCGACCTCGCCTCGCTACGCACGACAGCGGTTCGGCACGGCGACGAGTACGTCGTCAACGGGCAGAAGATCTTCACCACGGGTGGGCACGACGCGGACTACGTCTGGTTGGCAGTGCGCACCGGCGCACCGGATTCACGTCACCGTGGCATTTCGATGCTCATCGTCGACACCAGCGATCCTGGCTACTCGTGGACTCCGATCATCACGTGCGACGGCGCTCATCACGTCAACGCCACGTACTACAACGACGTGCGAGTTCCCGTCGACATGGTGGTCGGGGAGGAGAACGCCGGGTGGCGACTCATCACCACTCAGCTCAACCACGAGCGGGTGATGCTCGGGCCTGCCGGACGAATCGCCGGTCTGTACGTGCGGTTGCGTAGTTGGGCCGAGCATCACTCGCTGCTGGGTGAATCCGATGTGCAGCGCGTCCTCGGTGAGATCCAGGCAACGTTCCGCATCAACGAACTATTGAACTGGCAGGTGGCATCGAGTACTGCCGATTCGGTGGACATTGCGGATGCCTCGGCTACGAAAGTGTTTGCAACCGAGCGTATTCAGCGGGTCGGTCGAATCGCGGAGGGAATGGTCGGGCGGCACGGAAACCCGGCGGACCCCGATACCGCAAAACTGATGGACTGGCTCGACAAGCAGGTCAAACGCAATCTCGTCATTACCTTCGGCGGTGGTGTGAACGAAGTCATGCGTGAACTCATCGCCACCTCCGGTCTCGGGTTGCCGAGGGTGATCCGGTGA
- a CDS encoding MaoC family dehydratase — protein MAAVGDVLPELQITADPTFVVSTALATRDFQDVHHDRDKAVQRGSKDIFVNILTDTGLVQRFVTDWAGPSVVLRSIALKLGVPWYAYDTLTLTGIVSRVQDGEVTVDVRGTDSLGDHITATVRLV, from the coding sequence ATCGCCGCCGTCGGAGATGTTCTCCCCGAGTTGCAGATCACTGCCGATCCGACGTTCGTGGTGTCGACGGCGTTGGCCACCAGAGATTTTCAAGATGTGCACCACGACCGGGACAAGGCAGTCCAGCGAGGATCGAAGGATATCTTCGTCAACATTCTCACCGACACCGGGCTCGTACAGCGATTCGTCACCGACTGGGCCGGTCCGTCCGTGGTGTTGCGATCGATCGCGTTGAAACTCGGTGTGCCGTGGTACGCCTACGACACGCTGACACTGACGGGGATCGTGTCGCGGGTGCAGGACGGTGAGGTCACCGTGGACGTTCGCGGCACGGACTCTCTCGGGGATCACATCACGGCGACGGTGAGGCTGGTATGA
- a CDS encoding alpha/beta hydrolase: MTKRYDVRFPSGSVDCSAWFYEGAVGAPVIVMGHGLGGVKSMRLDAFASRFAAEGYSCLVFDYRHFGDSEGEPRQLLDIDRQLQDWASAIAYARSRGSESGSDSVVLWGTSFGGGHVIVAAARDGGVAAVVSQCPFTDGVASALATSPLVAARVTARAVRDRVGSLLGREPTFIPLAGPPGSTALMSASDALDGYLALVPEGKTFRNEVLARVGLDIPLRRPGRHAGKVTCPIMFSVCETDTVAPAKATLRHAKRAPKGEVVVYPDGHFDIYVGDAFDRVVVDQIEFLSRVAPAVKPQ; the protein is encoded by the coding sequence ATGACCAAGCGTTACGACGTGCGTTTTCCATCCGGTTCGGTCGACTGCAGTGCCTGGTTCTACGAGGGCGCAGTGGGAGCTCCGGTAATCGTCATGGGCCATGGACTCGGGGGAGTCAAGTCGATGCGTCTCGATGCGTTCGCCTCGAGGTTCGCGGCCGAGGGGTATTCGTGCCTGGTATTCGATTACCGCCACTTCGGCGATAGTGAGGGTGAGCCGCGCCAACTTCTCGACATCGACCGGCAGCTGCAGGATTGGGCTTCGGCAATTGCGTACGCGCGATCGCGTGGCAGTGAGAGCGGCAGTGACAGTGTTGTTCTGTGGGGGACATCGTTCGGCGGTGGCCATGTCATCGTCGCGGCGGCGCGGGACGGTGGTGTGGCCGCCGTGGTGTCACAATGCCCGTTCACCGACGGTGTGGCATCCGCTCTGGCCACGAGCCCGCTCGTTGCAGCTCGGGTGACGGCGCGCGCGGTACGAGACCGGGTCGGCTCACTGCTCGGCCGAGAACCGACGTTCATCCCGCTGGCAGGCCCGCCGGGTTCGACAGCCTTGATGTCCGCGTCCGACGCGCTCGACGGCTATCTGGCGCTCGTGCCCGAGGGCAAGACGTTTCGGAACGAGGTGCTGGCCCGGGTCGGTCTCGACATTCCGCTGCGTCGCCCTGGTAGGCATGCGGGAAAGGTGACGTGCCCGATCATGTTCTCGGTGTGCGAGACCGACACCGTAGCGCCGGCCAAGGCAACCCTGCGGCATGCGAAGCGTGCCCCGAAAGGCGAGGTCGTCGTCTATCCGGACGGCCATTTCGACATCTATGTCGGGGATGCGTTCGACCGTGTCGTCGTCGATCAGATCGAGTTCCTGTCCCGTGTTGCTCCCGCAGTGAAGCCACAGTAA
- a CDS encoding WhiB family transcriptional regulator produces MVRGVPSRPVELPVPNADVWDWQLDGLCRGYDSSVFYHPEGERGRARAMRERKAKAICSACPVLLQCRSHALSANEPYGVWGGMSAHDRADHYRAEARLA; encoded by the coding sequence ATGGTGAGAGGCGTGCCGTCCCGGCCGGTCGAATTGCCGGTTCCGAATGCCGACGTGTGGGATTGGCAGCTGGACGGATTGTGTCGCGGCTACGACTCCTCGGTCTTCTATCACCCCGAGGGGGAACGGGGCCGAGCCCGCGCGATGCGGGAAAGGAAAGCCAAGGCCATCTGTTCGGCCTGTCCGGTACTTCTTCAATGTCGATCGCATGCATTGTCGGCGAACGAGCCCTATGGCGTGTGGGGTGGAATGTCCGCCCACGATCGTGCCGATCACTACCGCGCCGAGGCTCGGCTGGCTTAG
- a CDS encoding acyl-CoA dehydrogenase family protein, with amino-acid sequence MDFTRDSTQTTIAEMVSGLLAREPSDLWASLWDAGLLTMLLPESAGGDGLGLPEAATVLTELAHAGAVGPALATIGFGIVPLAMLAPDAVDGRMPPGSILTAALAEPGRPFPSNPSTTSTPDGDHMRVTGTKIAVPYAEQSYRILVPTSAGIVLVDPKSDGVRLTRTPSSSGDPEYFVEFDSAPGQFIAGDVTSLYRIALAAIGAVADGLAAGAAELTASHLGSRHQFGKPLATFQAVAGEIADVYVTARTIHVAAVSAVWQASQRREADDTDVLAYWIAAELPAAMQMCHHLHGGIGVDVTYPMHRYYSAAKDLARLVGGSSYRLDLVGAACSSN; translated from the coding sequence GTGGACTTCACACGAGATTCGACCCAGACGACCATCGCTGAGATGGTCTCCGGACTACTGGCGCGCGAGCCCTCGGACCTGTGGGCCTCGCTCTGGGACGCAGGACTGCTCACGATGTTGTTGCCCGAGTCGGCAGGCGGCGACGGTCTCGGTCTCCCTGAGGCCGCGACCGTGCTCACCGAACTTGCGCATGCCGGCGCGGTCGGTCCTGCACTTGCGACCATCGGCTTCGGTATCGTCCCGCTGGCCATGCTTGCGCCGGATGCAGTCGATGGACGCATGCCGCCGGGATCGATCCTCACTGCTGCCCTCGCCGAACCTGGGCGTCCGTTCCCGTCGAATCCCTCGACGACGAGCACGCCCGACGGTGACCACATGCGCGTCACGGGTACGAAGATCGCCGTTCCGTACGCAGAACAGTCCTACCGAATCCTGGTGCCGACTTCGGCAGGAATCGTCCTGGTCGACCCGAAGAGTGACGGCGTTCGGCTCACCCGCACGCCATCGTCGTCCGGCGACCCGGAGTACTTCGTCGAATTCGATTCGGCACCTGGCCAATTCATCGCTGGCGACGTCACAAGCCTGTACCGGATCGCGCTGGCGGCCATCGGTGCTGTCGCCGACGGACTTGCCGCGGGAGCTGCCGAGTTGACGGCCTCCCATCTGGGAAGCAGGCATCAGTTCGGAAAACCGCTGGCGACGTTCCAAGCGGTCGCAGGCGAGATCGCCGACGTCTATGTCACAGCCCGAACGATCCACGTGGCCGCGGTATCTGCGGTGTGGCAGGCGTCGCAACGGCGAGAAGCCGATGACACCGACGTCCTGGCCTACTGGATCGCCGCCGAACTACCTGCGGCGATGCAGATGTGTCATCACCTGCACGGGGGCATCGGCGTCGATGTCACCTACCCGATGCACCGCTATTACTCGGCGGCAAAGGATCTCGCCCGACTCGTCGGAGGTTCGTCCTACCGACTCGACTTAGTGGGGGCAGCGTGTTCGTCGAATTGA
- a CDS encoding DUF427 domain-containing protein: protein MSIVTPQVPGPGQESVWDYPRPPKLEQSNRLITVRFQGVLVAETRDAWRVLETSHPPTWYIPRDDVAANALRPSEARSTHCEWKGAATYWDVNGHDAVSEGAAWSYETPTEQFLPITGHLAFSPSRLECEVDGERATPQEGGFYEGWITSDVVGPFKGIPGSWGW from the coding sequence ATGAGCATAGTGACACCGCAGGTGCCCGGACCAGGTCAAGAATCGGTGTGGGACTATCCGAGGCCCCCGAAACTCGAGCAATCGAACCGGTTGATCACGGTTCGGTTCCAGGGTGTCCTGGTGGCCGAGACTCGCGACGCTTGGCGCGTTCTCGAAACGAGCCATCCGCCGACGTGGTACATCCCACGGGATGACGTGGCCGCCAATGCGCTACGCCCCTCCGAAGCGCGGTCCACGCACTGCGAATGGAAGGGCGCGGCGACGTACTGGGATGTGAACGGTCATGATGCGGTAAGTGAAGGTGCGGCCTGGAGCTACGAGACTCCGACGGAGCAGTTCCTTCCCATCACCGGGCACCTTGCGTTCTCGCCGAGCCGACTCGAGTGCGAGGTCGACGGGGAGCGCGCCACTCCGCAGGAGGGTGGGTTCTACGAAGGCTGGATCACCAGCGACGTCGTCGGGCCGTTCAAGGGAATTCCCGGCAGTTGGGGCTGGTGA
- a CDS encoding FadR/GntR family transcriptional regulator produces MVVEAGADFLQLHDSVLEKLGRNIVDGTVPAGTRISADDVATRFEVSRTVVREVVRVLESLGLLTVRRRVGITVLDSSQWNSLDPLVIRWQLAGPNRAAQLAILSELRSGIEPLAARLAAQRATPEQCGQLTAAVIGMSATSRAANSDAYLAHDSDFHRTLLAASGNPMLRSMSEIVVEVLAGRTRHALMPHQADPEAIRLHGVVASSIQAGDAHAAERAMEQIVAESSTAMTATSATSTSTESDRT; encoded by the coding sequence GTGGTGGTCGAAGCAGGCGCAGATTTCCTACAACTACACGATTCCGTACTCGAAAAACTGGGACGGAACATCGTGGACGGGACCGTGCCCGCAGGAACCAGGATTTCAGCGGACGACGTTGCGACCCGGTTCGAGGTATCGCGAACGGTCGTACGCGAAGTCGTTCGCGTCCTCGAGTCTCTCGGACTCCTCACCGTTCGTCGCCGAGTCGGCATCACCGTGCTCGACTCCTCACAGTGGAATTCGCTCGATCCACTGGTGATCAGATGGCAACTGGCCGGACCCAACCGCGCAGCCCAACTCGCGATCCTCAGCGAATTGCGTTCGGGAATCGAGCCTTTGGCGGCGCGGCTCGCCGCGCAGCGGGCGACACCCGAACAGTGCGGACAGCTGACTGCGGCAGTGATCGGAATGTCCGCGACCTCCCGTGCCGCGAACTCCGACGCCTACCTGGCCCACGATTCCGACTTTCACCGCACTCTTCTTGCCGCATCCGGCAATCCGATGCTGCGTTCGATGTCCGAGATCGTCGTCGAGGTACTGGCCGGGCGTACCCGTCATGCGCTGATGCCGCATCAAGCCGATCCCGAGGCCATTCGCCTGCACGGCGTCGTCGCATCTTCGATTCAGGCAGGTGACGCGCACGCGGCCGAACGGGCGATGGAACAAATCGTCGCCGAATCGTCCACAGCGATGACCGCTACCTCCGCGACTTCTACTTCGACAGAATCAGACCGGACGTAG
- a CDS encoding gluconokinase, producing the protein MGVSGSGKSTVAGILAGALKWDLQEGDDLHPDSNVEKMASGQPLTDADRWPWLETIADWIRAHTEAGEPGIVTCSALKRSYRDVLERGSEGRVVFVHLAGTRERISGRLNARMNHFMPSGLLDTQLSTLESIGSDEEAIVVDVGPPPAEIAATIIAELERTRGI; encoded by the coding sequence ATGGGTGTGTCAGGGTCTGGGAAGTCCACTGTCGCAGGCATTCTTGCGGGTGCGTTGAAGTGGGACCTGCAGGAGGGGGATGACCTGCACCCTGATTCGAACGTCGAGAAGATGGCGTCGGGCCAGCCGTTGACCGATGCCGATCGCTGGCCGTGGTTGGAGACCATTGCCGATTGGATCCGAGCGCACACTGAAGCGGGCGAGCCTGGAATCGTGACATGTTCAGCGCTCAAGCGGAGCTACCGCGACGTCCTGGAGCGGGGGTCGGAGGGGCGCGTGGTATTCGTCCACCTGGCGGGTACGAGGGAGCGAATCAGCGGCAGGTTGAACGCTCGGATGAATCACTTCATGCCGAGCGGCCTCCTCGACACTCAGCTATCGACTCTGGAGTCGATCGGATCCGACGAAGAAGCAATCGTCGTCGATGTGGGCCCGCCACCAGCGGAAATCGCGGCTACGATCATCGCGGAACTCGAACGGACACGCGGAATATGA
- a CDS encoding DUF2637 domain-containing protein: protein MNKVLRATLASAVVITTVIGIASFVLSFAALWDLATMAGVPRSLSWLWPVIVDGTILQATISVIALAQFEDQRSGRRFFWAVLVIAALVSIGANAMHAFISEAGMLHPALSATIATVAPVSLLAATHGLGILVRLPALGPSEHSSSEHSSSEISSTENSSIHETAFAQDAAAAPRPPAPEPVEIRAREEITAPKRSSAPATVRLNNSVAERLSDPVTDPLAEVDRWILDEDRSDDLYPVDAP, encoded by the coding sequence ATGAACAAGGTCTTGCGTGCGACGCTCGCCAGTGCGGTCGTCATCACCACTGTCATCGGCATCGCATCGTTCGTCCTGAGCTTCGCGGCGCTGTGGGATCTCGCCACGATGGCGGGTGTGCCCAGAAGTCTGTCTTGGCTGTGGCCGGTCATTGTCGACGGCACCATCCTTCAAGCCACCATCTCGGTCATCGCGCTGGCGCAATTCGAGGACCAACGAAGTGGGCGACGGTTCTTCTGGGCAGTCCTCGTCATTGCGGCGTTGGTGAGTATCGGGGCGAATGCCATGCACGCGTTCATCTCTGAGGCCGGCATGCTGCACCCTGCGCTGTCGGCAACTATTGCCACCGTTGCGCCGGTCAGCCTGCTGGCTGCCACCCACGGGCTCGGCATCCTCGTCAGACTGCCAGCACTCGGTCCGTCCGAGCACTCATCGTCCGAGCACTCATCGTCCGAGATTTCATCGACCGAGAACTCATCGATCCACGAGACAGCGTTCGCTCAGGACGCCGCGGCTGCGCCGCGACCTCCCGCACCCGAACCAGTCGAGATTCGGGCTCGTGAGGAAATCACGGCCCCTAAGAGGTCGAGCGCCCCTGCCACCGTGCGGCTGAACAACTCTGTCGCCGAGCGGTTGAGCGACCCTGTGACCGATCCATTGGCAGAGGTGGACCGGTGGATCCTCGACGAGGACCGATCCGACGATCTCTACCCGGTAGACGCACCTTGA
- a CDS encoding acyl-CoA dehydrogenase, whose translation MTIATTEDQHDVQQSIRSWVSSADPIGTLRADEQSGWRSHWQALADLGVFSVAVPDSAGGAGGTTADLAAMLEETGAGLVGGPVLGTVLAAIVLGKHRSAADICDGRTPVAVVLSGAVPEAREGENSLIVDGSVELAFGGADGVAVLLPVNRGGEQVWCIVAADTPGLKIESVLGVDRTVPLARVSLESVRIPAEAVFENVSTQYVHDLAVTLAAAEAAGIAGWCLRTAVEHAKFREQFGAPIGSFQAVKHLAADMLCRVEKTRAAAWDAAVAADSASGEFSLSAAVAGAIALDAAVDTAKDCIQILGGIGFTWEHDAHLYLRRALAVRQLLGGARRWRTRVTDLTRTGIRRTLSVDLGAAEELRAKTRDEVGAIVASEDPRGALASSGLGAAHWPRPHGRDASAAEQLLYAEELHRVGLTPPDLVIGWWAVPTILEHGTEEQIERFAGPTLRGDITWCQLFSEPEAGSDLASLRTTAKKVDGGWTLQGHKIWTSLAREADWAICLARTDRDAPKHKGISYFLLDMASPGIRIEPLREITGDAVFNEVFLDGVFVPDDSLVGRENDGWKLARTTLANERVAMSNGSTLGSALEDVVVTTVDDASVADRLGGLIADGLVGSLLEFRATLRRLGGQDPGAESSVRKLVGVRHRQDLAEFALEAAGPVGAVEGSLAKEMLLTRCLSIAGGTTQILLTVAAERILGLPR comes from the coding sequence GTGACAATTGCCACGACCGAGGACCAACACGACGTCCAGCAATCGATTCGATCGTGGGTCTCTTCGGCCGATCCGATCGGAACCCTACGCGCCGACGAGCAGTCCGGATGGCGAAGCCACTGGCAGGCGCTCGCCGATCTCGGGGTGTTCTCCGTAGCGGTGCCGGACAGCGCGGGCGGTGCGGGCGGCACCACGGCGGACCTTGCCGCCATGCTGGAGGAGACGGGCGCAGGTCTCGTGGGTGGGCCGGTCCTCGGGACGGTCCTGGCTGCGATCGTCCTCGGCAAGCATCGATCGGCCGCAGATATCTGCGATGGGCGCACTCCCGTTGCCGTGGTCCTGTCCGGTGCAGTTCCCGAGGCCCGAGAGGGTGAGAACTCACTGATCGTCGACGGCAGCGTCGAACTGGCCTTCGGTGGAGCCGACGGCGTCGCGGTTCTATTGCCGGTCAATCGGGGTGGTGAGCAAGTCTGGTGCATCGTTGCCGCGGATACCCCAGGACTGAAGATCGAATCAGTTCTCGGAGTGGACCGGACGGTTCCGCTCGCGCGGGTGTCGCTCGAGTCGGTTCGAATCCCGGCCGAGGCCGTGTTCGAGAACGTGTCGACGCAGTACGTACACGACCTGGCGGTCACCCTCGCGGCCGCCGAAGCCGCAGGCATCGCTGGATGGTGTCTGCGGACCGCGGTCGAGCATGCGAAGTTCCGCGAGCAGTTCGGCGCGCCCATCGGGAGCTTTCAGGCCGTCAAACATCTCGCTGCCGACATGTTGTGTCGCGTCGAGAAGACGCGGGCAGCGGCGTGGGACGCCGCGGTGGCAGCGGACAGCGCATCCGGGGAATTTTCACTGTCAGCGGCAGTTGCGGGTGCGATCGCGCTGGATGCCGCCGTCGACACCGCCAAGGATTGCATTCAGATCCTGGGCGGAATCGGCTTCACCTGGGAGCACGACGCGCACCTCTACCTGCGACGGGCGCTCGCTGTGCGGCAATTGCTCGGTGGCGCGAGGCGGTGGCGCACACGCGTCACCGATCTGACACGCACGGGCATCCGCAGGACCCTTTCCGTCGATCTGGGTGCGGCGGAGGAGCTGCGCGCGAAGACCCGAGACGAAGTCGGGGCGATCGTCGCGTCCGAAGACCCTCGTGGGGCTCTCGCGTCGTCGGGACTGGGCGCCGCGCACTGGCCGAGGCCGCACGGGCGCGATGCGAGTGCCGCGGAGCAGCTGCTCTACGCCGAGGAACTCCATCGCGTGGGCTTGACGCCGCCGGATCTGGTGATCGGTTGGTGGGCAGTCCCGACGATCCTCGAACACGGCACCGAGGAGCAGATCGAGCGCTTCGCTGGTCCGACATTGCGAGGCGACATCACGTGGTGCCAGCTCTTCAGTGAACCGGAAGCGGGCTCGGATCTGGCCTCGCTACGGACCACGGCGAAGAAGGTCGACGGCGGATGGACGCTGCAGGGACACAAGATCTGGACGTCGCTCGCGCGAGAAGCGGACTGGGCGATCTGCCTGGCCCGAACCGACCGCGACGCCCCGAAGCACAAGGGGATCAGCTACTTCCTCCTCGACATGGCCTCGCCGGGAATCCGTATCGAGCCACTTCGCGAGATCACCGGTGACGCGGTGTTCAACGAGGTGTTTCTCGACGGCGTCTTCGTCCCCGACGACTCTCTCGTCGGGCGCGAGAACGACGGGTGGAAGCTCGCGCGGACTACCCTCGCAAACGAGCGCGTCGCGATGAGCAACGGCTCCACGCTTGGGTCTGCGCTCGAGGACGTCGTCGTGACGACGGTCGACGATGCGAGTGTGGCGGATCGACTCGGCGGGCTCATTGCCGACGGGCTCGTCGGTTCGCTGCTCGAATTCCGCGCGACGCTGCGGAGGCTCGGCGGGCAGGATCCGGGTGCGGAATCGAGCGTGCGCAAGCTGGTCGGCGTCCGTCATCGTCAGGATCTTGCCGAGTTCGCGTTGGAAGCGGCGGGACCCGTCGGGGCGGTGGAAGGTTCGCTCGCCAAGGAAATGCTGCTGACGAGATGTCTGTCGATCGCAGGCGGAACGACGCAGATTCTGCTGACGGTTGCTGCCGAGCGGATCTTGGGGCTGCCACGGTAG
- a CDS encoding bifunctional MaoC family dehydratase N-terminal/OB-fold nucleic acid binding domain-containing protein, protein MSESIAEAAERIAAAGDSAPKPGRDPVNQPMINNWVEAIGDTNPIYVDAAAAEAAGHPGVVAPPAMAQVWTMGGLHRTRAADDPLGQIMEILDEAGFTSIVATNCEQTYHRYLQLGEEVTLTARLGDVVGPKKTGLGIGWFVTVHNTWYVGEEAVAEMLFRVLKFAPVAKVVPAEQIRPVASQETEFFWEGTKVGELRIQRVQDGSLRHPPIPAIWQDKNKPIDYCVSVGTGSVFSYVVHHAPKVPGRTLPFVVALVELDEGVRMLGELRGVDPAEVAVGLPVQVEFVRIDDDLTLPAWKVVK, encoded by the coding sequence GTGAGCGAGTCGATCGCCGAGGCGGCCGAACGCATTGCCGCGGCGGGTGACAGCGCGCCGAAGCCAGGCCGCGATCCCGTCAACCAGCCGATGATCAACAACTGGGTCGAAGCCATCGGCGACACCAATCCCATCTATGTCGACGCCGCCGCAGCCGAAGCGGCCGGGCACCCTGGCGTCGTCGCGCCGCCAGCGATGGCGCAGGTTTGGACGATGGGCGGTCTGCACAGGACTCGCGCTGCGGACGACCCGCTCGGTCAGATCATGGAGATCCTCGACGAGGCCGGCTTCACATCGATCGTTGCCACCAACTGCGAGCAGACGTATCACCGGTACCTGCAGCTCGGGGAAGAGGTGACTTTGACGGCCCGCCTCGGTGACGTAGTGGGGCCGAAGAAGACGGGCCTCGGCATCGGCTGGTTCGTGACGGTGCACAACACCTGGTATGTGGGCGAGGAGGCAGTCGCCGAGATGCTCTTCCGGGTACTGAAGTTCGCACCTGTCGCGAAAGTAGTTCCAGCCGAACAGATCCGACCAGTGGCTTCGCAGGAGACCGAGTTCTTCTGGGAAGGAACCAAGGTCGGTGAGCTCAGAATTCAACGGGTACAGGACGGTTCACTCCGACACCCGCCGATACCGGCGATCTGGCAGGACAAGAACAAACCCATCGACTATTGCGTTTCCGTCGGAACGGGCAGCGTGTTCAGCTACGTCGTTCACCATGCACCGAAGGTTCCGGGACGAACGTTGCCGTTCGTGGTTGCGCTCGTCGAACTCGACGAAGGAGTCCGGATGCTCGGAGAACTACGAGGTGTGGATCCGGCCGAGGTAGCCGTCGGACTACCCGTGCAGGTCGAGTTCGTGCGTATCGACGACGATCTGACGTTACCGGCGTGGAAGGTCGTGAAATGA